A stretch of the Medicago truncatula cultivar Jemalong A17 chromosome 5, MtrunA17r5.0-ANR, whole genome shotgun sequence genome encodes the following:
- the LOC112422189 gene encoding uncharacterized protein: protein MDFDIDLNEPYNDADGVADENRDVLPIDLNVQPYDEDYIFDLNVVPSLEDDCVNDAENVTGGNEADDIFRGTQDDTNGEDEDMGDLFSEEDEDMSYTLNEEAIIVEEIEQSNNKRSFLDNNQRKLVSHLLLNSSYNGKLCRGIVRTLTSYFSVSQDVIYRIWRQVKKTGDPCHKKSKNCGRKRIQIDFDKMRNASLAKRSTLRSLQTVLGLKTKTTLLKYIKEGVLRRHSNVLKPYLNDNNLKARIEFCLDMLEESSIPHDPVFKPMYNVVHIDEKWFYITKKSSNYYLLADEDEPHRMCRNKNYIGKVMFLVVVARPRFDGDGNETFSGKIGCFPIVHKVPAQRSSINRPAGTLETKPITSINREVTRKMYIDEVLPAIKEKWPREYAHETIYIQQDNAPCHVPLDDEEFCRAACDGGFDIRLTFQPPNSPDLNVLDLGFFSAIQSLQQQEVTNSVDALIEAVEKSFDAFSAQSSNNIFLTLQSCMIEIMKAKGSNNYKIPHMEKEMLLRRGMLPTQLKCDPELFQETFDYLYNVEEI from the exons ATGGATTTTGATATTGACTTGAACGAACCTTATAATGATGCCGACGGCGTCGCCGATGAAAACAGAGATGTGTTGCCCATCGACTTAAATGTGCAGCCTTACGATGAAGATTACATTTTCGACTTGAATGTTGTCCCGTCACTTGAAGATGATTGTGTAAATGATGCTGAAAATGTCACTGGTGGAAATGAAGCTGATGATATATTTAGAG GGACCCAAGATGATACAAATGGTGAAGATGAAGACATGGGTGACTTATTtagtgaagaagatgaagatatgagTTATACATTAAATGAAG AGGCAATTATCGTTGAGGAAATTGAACAATCTAATAACAAACGTTCTTTTCTCGACAACAATCAACGGAAGCTTGTTTCTCATTTATTGTTAAATTCAAGTTATAATGGTAAACTTTGTCGTGGGATTGTCAGAACATTGACATCTTATTTTTCAGTCTCTCAAGATGTCATTTATCGGATTTGGAGGCAAGTAAAAAAAACGGGTGATCCGTGTCATAAGAAATCAAAAAATTGTGGTCGAAAAAGGATCCAAATAGATTTCGACAAAATGCGCAATGCTTCATTAGCTAAGCGTAGCACTCTTCGATCTTTACAAACTGTCTTGGGGCTTAAAACCAAGACAACTTTGCTGAAGTACATAAAAGAAGGGGTCTTACGCCGACATTCGAATGTGCTCAAACCATATTTgaatgataataatttgaaagcTCGTATTGAATTCTGCTTGGATATGCTTGAGGAGAGTAGCATACCACATGATCCAGTGTTTAAGCCTATGTATAATGTTGTTCACATTGATGAAAAATGGTTCTATATAACGAAAAAGTCATCAAACTATTACCTTCTTGCTGATGAGGATGAGCCACATCGTATGTGTAGGAACAAAAATTACATCGGTAAGGTCATGTTTTTAGTTGTTGTGGCTAGGCCAAGATTTGATGGTGATGGTAATGAGACCTTCTCAGGAAAAATTGGTTGCTTTCCAATAGTTCACAAGGTACCAGCACAAAGGTCTAGCATCAATAGACCTGCCGGGACACTTGAAACAAAACCAATCacttctataaatagagaagtcACTCGAAAGATGTATATCGACGAAGTTTTACCGGCAATCAAAGAAAAATGGCCACGAGAATATGCACATGAAACAATTTACATTCAACAAGATAATGCACCTTGTCATGTGCCTCTAGATGATGAAGAGTTTTGTAGAGCGGCTTGCGATGGGGGATTCGACATTCGTTTGACTTTTCAACCTCCTAATTCTCCCGATTTGAACGTATTGGATTTAGGCTTTTTTTCTGCCATTCAATCCTTGCAGCAACAGGAAGTAACTAATTCGGTTGATGCACTTATTGAAGCTGTGGAGAAATCTTTTGATGCTTTTTCCGCCCAAAGTTCGAACAACATTTTTCTCACACTTCAATCTTGTATGATTGAGATAATGAAGGCGAAAGGATCCAACAACTACAAAATTCCTCACATGGAGAAAGAGATGTTGCTTAGGAGAGGCATGTTACCCACACAACTAAAATGTGACCCGGAATTATTTCAAGAAACTTTTGACTACTTGTATAATGTTGAGGAGATATGA